In Cryptococcus gattii WM276 chromosome A, complete sequence, one genomic interval encodes:
- a CDS encoding C-terminal protein carboxyl methyltransferase, putative (Similar to TIGR gene model, INSD accession AAW41663.1) produces the protein MLPPNLPPRRESPSPSANPSSDSDDAIRLTDDDAASSRLSAAQVGYLQDPFASLLYKAPMSQPGGFGPQGGIRARKPPLINVGTHHRTWAIDLLVDRFLQSGGKQVVSLGAGSDTRFWRLMSRATPPDLLKYVEIDFPHLTSPKAQRIARHRKLYQYLDNSSDPSPTASTMPPPGQHSYKVSKGGTQLSSPLYTLIPLDLRPSPYEPTSSISSILSDHVLPQLDPSLPTLFLAECLFPYMPPEDSKQIIKWFGETFGSCMGVVYEMVGLDDSFGNVMRRNLAVRNLSIPGSIFSTPESQAERFTSPILEGGKFDNAGAKTLWQIREEDVGPEELQRISKLEILDEIEELRLVLDHYVIAWGTKGETMSSISL, from the exons ATGTTGCCCCCAAACTTGCCTCCTCGCAGAGAATCACCTTCCCCGTCTGCAAACCCGTCCTCGGATTCAGACGATGCTATCCGTCTTACCGATGACGATGCCGCTTCCTCTCGTCT TTCTGCAGCGCAGGTTGGGTATCTCCAAGACCCATTCGCGTCTTTATTATACAAAGCACCAATGTCACAGCCTGGCGGATTCGGACCGCAAGGTGGTATCAGAGCTCGAAAACCACCTCTGATCAACGTTGGTACACATCACCGGACATGGGCTATCGACCTCCTTGTCGACCGGTTTTTGCAGAGTGGTGGGAAGCAGGTTGTCAGCCTTGGTGCGGGAAGTGACACGCGCTTTTGGAGATTAATG TCTAGAGCGACGCCGCCGGATCTCTTGAAATACGTAGAGATTGATTTCCCCCACCTTACATCTCCCAAGGCACAACGCATCGCTCGGCATCGCAAGCTGTACCAGTACCTTGACAACTCTTCAGATCCCTCGCCAACGGCATCTACAATGCCGCCTCCGGGACAGCACTCATACAAAGTCTCAAAAGGCGGCACACAACTATCCTCTCCACTCTATACGCTCATCCCTCTTGACCTCCGTCCCTCGCCTTATGAACCAACCTCTTCCATATCCTCCATTCTTTCGGACCATGTTCTTCCCCAACTGGATCCTAGTCTTCCAACACTCTTCCTCGCCGAGTGTCTTTTCCCATACATGCCGCCAGAGGATTCAAAACAAATCATAAAGTGGTTTGGAGAGACTTTTGGTAGTTGCATGGGCGTGGTTTATGAGATGGTTGGGCTGGATGATAGTTTTGGAAACGTAATGAGGAGAAATTTGGCG GTGCGCAACCTATCGATTCCCGGATCCATATTCTCAACTCCGGAATCGCAAGCTGAAAGGTTCACATCCCCTATCCTTGAGGGTGGTAAATTTGATAACGCAGGTGCAAAAACACTATGGCAGATTAGGGAGGAAGACGTCGGTCCTGAGGAACTGCAACG TATATCAAAATTGGAGATTCTCGATGAGATTGAAGAGTTGCGGTTAGTTCTTGACCATTATGTGATTGCCTGGGGCACAAAGGGGGAAACAATGAGTTCCATATCTCTGTAA
- a CDS encoding Microtubule-binding protein, putative; Bim1p (Similar to TIGR gene model, INSD accession AAW41662.1), with amino-acid sequence MSVYVGESRGELLAWLNDLLAPTVVTKLEQCGTGSVYCQIIDSIYGDLPMSRVKFNARMEYEYLDNFKILQKAFTRHKIEKPIPVDRLIKCKMQDNLEFLQWMKKYWDMHSRGEGYDAQARAGGHIAGVTTSATRPTAARTRPAHVGGSAAGSRSVSSAGQANSAQVAAMQARVAEIEAHSEGLLKERDFYFDKLRNIELIVQERLAVEGIAPEESDVMTKIQDILYATIEGFEVPQEEDFVEEQPVEGEEETF; translated from the exons ATGTCTGTCTACGTTGGAGAAT CACGAGGCGAGCTCCTTGCCTGGCTCAACGACCTCCTCGCCCCCACGGTCGTTACCAAGCTCGAACAATGCGGCACAGGTAGCGTCTACTGTCAAATCATTGACTCCATCTATGGCGATTTGCCGATGAGCAGGGTCAAGTTCAACGCGAGGATGGAATATGAATATCTGGATAATTTCAAGATTTTACAAAAAGCATTCACTAGGCATAAGATTGAAAAG CCCATACCGGTGGATAGGCTCATCAA GTGCAAAATGCAAGATAATCTCGAGTTCCTCCaatggatgaagaagtaCTGGGACATGCACTCCCGTGGAGAAGGCTACGATGCCCAAGCCCGAGC CGGTGGCCATATCGCCGGCGTGACGACCTCAGCTACTCGACCGACTGCTGCTCGTACACGTCCAGCGCACGTCGGAGGCTCCGCCGCCGGCTCCAGGAGTGTCTCTTCAGCTGGCCAAGCAAATTCAGCACAGGTCGCTGCTATGCAAGCGAGAGTGGCGGAGATTGAGGCACATAGTGAAGGGCTGTTGAAAGAGCGGGATTTCTACTTTGACA AGCTGAGAAACATCGAGCTCATTGTGCAAGAGCGATTAGCTGTTGAGGGTATCGCCCCGGAGGAGTCTGATGTGATGACCAAGATCCAGGATATTCTTTATGCGACGATAGAAGGTTTCGAG GTTCCCCAGGAAGAAGACTTTGTCGAGGAGCAGCCTGTTgagggtgaagaagagaccTTTTAA
- a CDS encoding GTP-binding protein 1 (g-protein 1), putative (Similar to TIGR gene model, INSD accession AAW41661.1), with product MTTLKSFQAEIEAFSHDKQREAINKAREQHHAAELARHHGKLPAKKEPKEPIIEVKVDEEEQPEVPLEDLVISEGSSDELQSRLALYLLKGHGEYLIALGAHPDPVSQYNASQTESASTVGKALTSESLSTSIGRLRAACRALQAELIELYRVEDADRKEGPYGCWLIRLTPRGVEEIMEVRVAVVGNVDAGKSTTLGVLTRGGLDDGRGKARVALFRHPHEVETGRTSSVGGEILGFSPQGDSVIPSTHITDSSDPHHPLSVAKREKLGWEDICKRAAKVVSFIDLAGHERYFKTTLYGLSGCAPDYVMLMVGGNAGLIGMSKEHLGVALALNVPIAVCVTKIDMTPPNILEQTVNMLTKVLKSPGCRRVPVFVNSPQEAVDCARYLGKPLDSSSTAGRLCPIFMVSNVTGHNLPLLRTFLNCLPSSQSDDKYVVDAPFEFQISDTFSVPFVGTVVSGVITSGTIHANDPVLLGPDSVGQFIPTAVKTIQRKRASVTSGEAGQSVSFALKRIRRSQVRKGMVLIAKTDTPPKAVKSFEGMVMVLHHSSTIQPNYQAMMHCGAIRQTVRIKSLDHPSGIIRTGDRAKVVFEFINQSEFVKEGQLILLREAKTKVLGVVTKILG from the exons ATGACAACTCTCAAGTCGTTCCAAGCCGAGATTGAGGCATTCTCCCATGACAAACAAAGGGAAGCTATCAATAAAGCTCGAGAGCAACATCATGCTGCCGAGTTGGCCAGGCATCATGGGAAGTTACCCGCGAAGAAAGAGCCTAAGGAGCCAATAATCGAAGTAAAGGTGGACGAGGAGGAGCAACCAGAGGTTCCTCTAGAG GATCTAGTAATTTCTGAAGGAAGCTCGGATGAACTTCAATCTCGGTTAGCCCTCTACCTTCTGAAAGGCCATGGAGAGTATTTAATAGCTCTGGGTGCGCACCCGGATCCGGTATCGCAATACAACGCTTCTCAAACCGAATCAGCATCTACGGTAGGCAAGGCACTCACTTCCGAGTCCCTTTCCACATCCATTGGGAGATTAAGAGCTGCGTGTAGGGCACTGCAGGCCGAGCTCATTGAGCTGTATAGGGTTGAAGATGCCGACCGAAAGGAGGGACCTTACGGGTGCTGGCTCATCCGGTTAACTCCCAGAGGTGTAGAGGAAATCATGGAAGTTAGGGTGGCGGTCGTCGGAAATGTAGATGCGGGTAAGAGTACCACTTTAGGAGTGTTAACGCGAGGCGGGCTGGATGATGGGAGAGGGAAAGCAAGGGTGGCGCTGTTCAGACATCCACACGAGGTCGAAACCGGCAGAACCAGTTCCGTGGGTGGTGAG ATCCTTGGTTTCTCACCGCAAGGTGATTCAGTAATCCCCTCTACACATATAACGGACTCTTCGGACCCCCACCACCCCCTGTCGGTAGCCAAGCGAGAAAAGCTTGGGTGGGAGGATATCTGCAAGCGTGCGGCCAAGGTGGTGAGCTTCATCGACCTCGCAGGCCATGAGCG GTATTTCAAGACAACATTGTATGGTTTGAGTGGGTGTGCGCCGGACTACGTCATGTTGATGGTAGGGGGTAATGCGGGACTGATAGGGATGTCTAAG GAGCATCTCGGTGTTGCACTTGCTCTTAACGTCCCTATAGCGGTATGCGTCACCAAA ATTGATATGACCCCTCCCAACATTCTTGAACAAACAGTCAACATGCTTACCAAAGTTCTGAAGAGTCCTGGCTGTAGACGAGTCCCTGTATTCGTCAACAGCCCGCAGGAGGCAGTGGACTGTGCTCGGTATTTGGGCAAACCCCTTGATTCAAGCTCCACGGCTGGTCGTCTTTGCCCGATCTTTATGGTCTCTAACGTCACCGGCCATAACCTCCCGCTACTTAGGACATTCCTCAACTGCCTTCCTAGCTCTCAGAGCGATGACAAATATGTGGTGGATGCGCCATTCGAGTTCCAGATTAGTGATACGTTCTCGGTACCGTTTGTGGGTACTGTAGTT AGCGGTGTTATCACTTCTGGAACTATACATG CCAACGACCCAGTCCTCCTTGGGCCCGACTCTGTAGGCCAGTTCATCCCTACTGCTGTCAAGACCATCCAACGAAAGCGTGCGTCCGTTACGAGTGGAGAAGCTGGACAAAGCGTATCATTCGCGCTCAAGCGTATAAGAAGATCACAGGTGAGGAAGGGAATGGTCTTGATTGCCAAGACGGATACACCTCCCAAAG CGGTAAAAAGTTTTGAGGGAATGGTTATGGTTCTGCATCATTCATCAACTATTCAACCCAACTATCAAGCAATGATGCACTGCGGTGCCATCCGG CAAACCGTCCGAATAAAGTCTCTAGATCATCCTTCAGGTATCATCAGGACTGGAGACAGGGCCAAGGTAGTTTTCGAGTTCATCAACCAGTCCGAGTTTGTCAAAGAGGGGCAATTGATACTGTTGAGAGAGGCTAAAACGAAGGTACTGGGTGTCGTTACCAAGATTCTTGGATGA
- a CDS encoding Integral to membrane protein, putative (Similar to TIGR gene model, INSD accession AAW41660.1), whose product MSGQAKNTSPGLSRQNSSFSNLMALNLDRYGEDWAGALTLLDVIETFFDSRLDLFNRRLRAQSNRLKSRAVEMLPKQLRTPKGGGILLLDDEGQDEGKGTERNKSRGERYKEDVEREVERIKIKLAAKVTHLSGTWKSEQVVRTKDKVSFLFGVLSLAFTCLLYGMAPEWFPVAYTVQAAFYMPIRIYTYHRKAWHYFLFDLCYFVNGLDLLWIWVFPSSTFLFICCYLLTLGPLASAIITWRNSLVFHSLDKVTSIFIHIYPPIVLTVIRHVIPNAEEKYSGLKHLGEYKWYTMILLSSVPYILWQGAYYKFISVDRKSKIESGERQNSFRYLLNDKRGPIGKALQGIRSEHRELWFIFGQLIYSIIFMIPPSTLYIHSSTASSTFLIIIFTVSAWNGATFYVEVFGRKFERELEKLRKEMEVISATMTPSTSAAGTSPAVGDAPISSPLSSAEQMNDAEDDLNDSPLVLPDAQGTEASKEAQIPDLILGKAIKEIDNEPEDQGIIRQRKKA is encoded by the exons ATGTCAGGACAGGCAAAGAACACCTCGCCAGGCCTATCAAGGCAGAACTCTTCATTCTCAAACCTCATGGCTCTCAATCTCGACCGCTATGGCGAAGACTGGGCGGGCGCCCTTACCCTTCTCG ATGTTATCGAAACCTTTTTTGATTCAAGGCTAGATCTTTTCAATCGAAGGCTCAGAGCCCAATCTAACAGGTTGAAATCTCGGGCAGTAGAAATGTTGCCCAAGCAGCTACGTACGCCCAAGGGGGGCGGGATACTCTTGTTGGATGACGAAGGCCAGGATGAGGGCAAAGGAACAGAAAGGAATAAAAGTAGAGGTGAGAGGTACAAGGAAGATGTGGAGAGGGAAGTAGAAAGGATTAAGATCAAG TTGGCTGCCAAGGTGACTCATCTGTCAGGGACATGGAAATCGGAACAAGTGGTGCGAACTAAGGACAAAGTTT CTTTCCTTTTCGGTGTACTCTCTCTTGCCTTCACCTGTCTACTGTATGGAATGGCTCCTGAGTGGTTTCCTGTTGCCTATACTGTCCAAGCTGCTTTTTACATGCCCATTAGAATCTACACGTATCACCGCAAGGCGTGGCATTACTTCTTGTTTG ACTTATGCTACTTTGTAAACGGACTCGACCTCCTCTGGATTTGGGTGTTCCCGTCTTCTactttcctcttcatctgcTGCTACCTCTTAACTCTCG GTCCTCTGGCAAGCGCCATCATCACATGGCGTAACTCGCTCGTCTTCCATTCTCTCGACAAGGTCACTTCTATCTTCATCCATATCTATCCACCTATTGTACTCACGGTCATCCGACATGTGATACCCAATGCTGAGGAGAAGTATTCTGGATTGAAGCACCTAGGAGAGTACAAGTGGTACACTATGATTTTGTTGAGCAGCGTGCCTT ACATTTTGTGGCAGGGTGCTTATTATAAGTTCATCTCCGTTGATCGAAAATCCAAGATTGAATCAGGAGAAAGACAGAATAGCTTCCGCTA CCTCCTCAACGACAAGCGCGGCCCCATAGGCAAAGCACTTCAAGGCATCCGTTCTGAGCACCGCGAATTATGGTTCATTTTCGGTCAGCTCATCTactccatcatcttcatgATTCCGCCTTCTACTCTGTATATCCACTCTTCCACTGCATCGAGCaccttcctcatcatcatctttaCTGTCTCTGCTTGGAACGGCGCCACCTTCTACGTAGAGGTCTTTGGAAGGAAGTTTGAGAGGGAATTAGAGAAGctgaggaaggagatggaggtTATCAGTGCGACGATGACGCCCTCTACCAGTGCGGCTGGAACATCACCAGCTGTTGGAGACGCACCtatctcttctcctttgTCCTCTGCAGAGCAAATGAATGATGCGGAGGATGATCTGAATGACAGCCCTTTGGTTTTGCCTGATGCACAAGGGACAGAAGCCTCGAAAGAGGCGCAAATACCGGATTTAATTTTGGGGAAAGCGATTAAGGAAATTGATAATGAGCCCGAGGATCAAGGGATAATCCggcagaggaagaaggcaTAA
- a CDS encoding Cell polarity protein, putative; MesA (Similar to TIGR gene model, INSD accession AAW41659.1): protein MGLEGTIDAPNEDAVHFCLLAEFDIDAGATLAHQYPYPTGTDEHRLAELMLPDGAHLRPEDWTVFYLGQTASSAVAPLLSHESETLQTRTSTDSDGEASTMVTSSRATRGVAGGGLLYVLNCVRMKEDKKMRRGAMVKAMAICTPNPYIGIYKPLLLLALEEYFNNPSPEIMTRLYDSANGISTAGMPRLSRNERILLRSSEQKDLFEEKFGLYEFGSGAQEIFEEGGSEAGNDPTEGMAKSEEGHTSTKGHRKTMSSSSSRKMVRQGSATSSHFHLGTPSSKEGRITPEFGYGEFGRRKGVPRDTHFFETEARFNKITVPIRIPMTIFEEDVGDYSIIELVQTFSQNPAPFQPPFHAHLHTNGANTHPVILILNALLANKRVMFLGHGLPANQVARMVLAACAMGSGCGQVLRGMTECAFPYANLASLDIFEEFSGYVAGVTNPRFEELPMTWDVLCNLETGKVTVSKNLRSASVSVGSIRSSRSSETSLSASIVKVDDDNTTGTPQAKRASVSRADCVDNQFMDEIIAAVSSHYGESNVRLRFTDYLNRFVRLAAHQEYSHTGSTKIGYPTTTFHNGQLGSGVVFADDQMRQREMWAHGHRIDAWRKTNSYKLFAKDWDSRVKRRAIEFDVQHQLARLRMGKNLSDGEAHAIFSALSNGVRTYEQVVELLAHLPPHGGGIMPIANGLFHQRFDVRENTVELLHNLQQYPVGRHAVLAMNYFHRKAFAQLLERRELGYRLQQERQLEQEHSFGPTSAPNGDDLLSPGTTLTKASAVRS from the exons ATGGGCTTGGAAGGGACTATCGATGCGCCAAATGAGGATGCTGTGCATTTCTGTCTTTTGGCCGAATTCGATATCGACGCAGGAGCAACGTTGGCGCACCAGTATCCTTATCCTACCGGTACGGATGAACA TCGATTAGCAGAACTGATGCTTCCGGATGGAGCCCATCTTCGGCCTGAAGACTGGACGGTATTCTATCTTGGTCAGACGGCCTCGTCCGCTGTTGCTCCTTTACTGTCCCATGAATCAGAGACATTGCAGACGCGCACATCAACAGATTCAGATGGAGAAGCTAGTACTATGGTGACATCCAGTCGTGCTACAAGGGGTGTTGCAGGAGGTGGTTTATTGTATGTTCTGAACTGCgtgaggatgaaggaggacaagaagaTGCGGAGAGGAGCAATGGTGAAAGCTATGGCGATATGTACACCAAATCCCTATATCGGAATCTACAAG CcgcttcttctcctcgcCTTGGAAGAATACTTCAACAATCCCTCCCCCGAAATTATGACGCGTCTGTACGACTCTGCCAACGGTATATCGACCGCTGGGATGCCCCGCCTTTCCAGGAATGAACGTATCCTCCTCCGATCATCCGAACAAAAAGATTTATTCGAGGAAAAATTTGGCCTTTACGAGTTTGGAAGTGGTGCACAAGAGATctttgaagaaggcggCAGTGAAGCAGGGAATGATCCTACAGAAGGTATGGCGAAGAGTGAAGAGGGGCATACTTCCACCAAGGGACATCGGAAGACGATGAGCAGTAGCTCTAGCAGGAAGATGGTTAGGCAAGGGAGCGCTACTTCTTCACATTTCCACTTAGGGACACCTTCGTCAAAAGAAGGTCGCATAACACCCGAGTTTGGGTACGGAGAGTTTGGGCGCAGGAAGGGCGTACCCAGAGATACACATTTCTTTGAGACCGAGGCGAGGTTTAACAAGATTACAGTGCCCATAAGAATACCCATGACCATCTTCGAGGAGGATGTCGGTGAT TACTCCATAATCGAGCTAGTCCAAACCTTCTCCCAAAATCCTGCACCCTTCCAACCACCCTTCCATGCTCATCTCCACACCAACGGTGCTAATACGCACCCAGTGatcctcatcctcaacGCCCTCCTCGCCAATAAGCGAGTCATGTTCCTCGGTCATGGTCTACCCGCCAACCAAGTCGCACGAATGGTCCTCGCTGCTTGTGCAATGGGTTCCGGCTGTGGACAAGTGCTCCGAGGCATGACCGAGTGTGCTTTCCCTTATGCCAATCTCGCAAGTTTGGACATCTTCGAAGAATTTTCGGGGTACGTGGCGGGTGTAACGAACCCGAGATTCGAGGAATTACCCATGACATGGGACGTGCTTTGTAACCTTGAGACTGGTAAAGTGACCGTGTCGAAAAACCTCAGATCGGCGAGTGTGAGCGTGGGTTCGATCAGGAGTAGTCGATCGTCGGAGACGAGCTTGAGTGCTAGTATAGTCAAggttgatgatgataatACAACTGGGACGCCTCAGGCAAAGAGGGCTTCGGTGTCCAGAGCCGACTGTGTCGATAATCAGTTTATGGACGAA ATCATCGCGGCAGTGTCATCCCACTATGGCGAATCCAACGTCCGACTTCGATTTACAGACTATCTTAACCGATTCGTCCGTCTCGCGGCTCACCAAGAGTACTCTCACACCGGTTCAACTAAGATTGGCTATCCGACTACAACGTTTCATAATGGGCAGTTGGGCAGTGGAGTCGTGTTTGCAGATGATCAGATGAGACAGAGGGAGATGTGGGCTCATGGGCATAGGATTGATGCGTGGAGAAAGACCAACAGCTACAAACTTTTCGCCAAA GATTGGGATTCCAGAGTCAAACGCCGGGCCATCGAATTTGATGTTCAACATCAACTCGCACGTTTACGAATGGGTAAAAACCTGTCCGATGGCGAAGCACATGCCATATTTTCTGCACTTTCCAATGGTGTGAGAACGTATGAGCAGGTTGTTGAACTCTTGGCTCATTTGCCCCCTCATGGAGGAGGAATTATGCCAATCGCCAATGGTTTATTCCATCAGCGGTTTGACGTGAGGGAGAATACTGTAGAGCTGCTGCACAATTTACAGCAGTATCCC GTTGGACGGCATGCTGTTCTCGCGATGAACTACTTCCATCGCAAAGCCTTTGCTCAGCTCCTCGAACGTCGAGAGCTTGGTTATCGCCTTCAACAAGAACGTCAGCTGGAACAAGAACATTCATTCGGGCCCACATCAGCCCCCAATGGAGATGACCTCTTGTCGCCGGGGACGACACTCACCAAAGCGAGCGCTGTTCGGTCGTAA
- a CDS encoding Transmembrane amino acid transporter protein superfamily (Similar to TIGR gene model, INSD accession AAW41658.1) — protein sequence MAFVEVEEQSTAAPSRSRSYSELAATMTGSVSPSRKESRRGSKDREIGDTQKGEDEDEDDHVLFKAAEEDIELQDSATAPLLAGAAASPRLLGLEGRDLLEVEGPNAASRGSLLDAVTNMANSIIGAGIIGLPYAVSQAGFVMGVFLLIALAFISDWTIRLVILTSKLSGRESYTETMHHCFGPIGAMAVSFFQFSFAFGGTAAFHVIIGDTIPRVITYIFPSFAENAFLRLFVNRQAVIIICTLFISFPLSLHRDIVKLSKSSSFALVSMVIIIVSVLSRSVAVDQSLRGSSSDMFSIVKPGVFQAIGVISFAYACHHNSNYIYKSINIPTLDRFNMVTHISTGISLIACLLVAVCGYVVFTNKTEGNILNNFSSEDWLINIARFCFGANMSTTIPLEVFVCREVIEETFYKSKPFSKLRHVIITSAVIFTTMGLALTTCDLGVVLELAGGLSASALAFILPASAYFVMLSGPWSSNRRLPALLVAVFGVVVLVLSCGLSLKKAWSGEGGKSEC from the exons ATGGCCTTCGTGGAGGTAGAGGAACAAAGCACAGCAGCTCCGAGCCGATCAAGATCGTACAGCGAGTTGGCAGCTACAATGACTGGGTCGGTGTCGCCGTCAAGAAAAGAGTCGAGGAGGGGTTCAAAGGACAGGGAAATTGGTGATACGCAAAAGggtgaagatgaagatgaagatgaccATGTCT TATTCAAAGCGGCTGAAGAGGACATCGAGCTGCAAGACAGCGCGACAGCACCTTTACTTGCGGGTGCTGCAGCCAGCCCTCGTCTGCTTGGATTAGAAGGGCGTGACCTGCTAGAGGTTGAAGGTCCTAATGCAGCTTCCAGGGGATCGTTACTAGACGCAGTGACAAAC ATGGCCAACTCCATTATAGGAGCTGGTATAATAGG TCTGCCGTATGCAGTATCCCAAGCAGGCTTTGTCATGGGCGTGTTTCTCTTAATTGCGCTGGCATTTATATCAGATTGGACAATCCGGCTAGTCATCCTCACCAGTAAATTGAGTGGAAGAGAGTCTTACACAGAG ACAATGCACCATTGTTTCGGGCCAATAGGAGCCATGGCAGTATCCTTTTTCCAGTTTTCATTCGCGTTTGGCGG AACGGCTGCATTCCATGTCATCAT TGGCGACACAATCCCTCGAGTCATCACTTacatctttccctccttcGCCGAAAACGCCTTCCTTCGTCTCTTTGTCAATCGCCAAGCAGTCATTATCATATGCACCTTGTTCATTTCTTTCCCCTTGAGTTTACATCGGGACATTGTAAAGCTCTCAAAATCATCCAGTTTTG CTTTGGTGTCCATGGTCATTATTATTGTCTCTGTGCTCTCCCGAAGCGTCGCAGTTGACCAATCGTTACGTGGATCTTCATCTGATATGTTTTCAATCGTAAAACCTGGTGTCTTTCAAGCAATAGGGGTCATCTCTTTCGCGTATGCGTGTCATCATAACAGTAATTATATTTACAAAAGTATCAATATACCTACTCTTGATCG CTTCAACATGGTCACTCATATCTCAACTGGCATAAGTTTAATAGCCTGCTTACTGGTTGCCGTTTGTGGATATGTCGTCTTCACCAATAAAACAGAG GGGAACATTCTCAACAACTTCAGCTCTGAAGACTGGCTCATCAACATTGCCCGCTTTTGCTTTGGAGCCAACATGTCTACGACCA TTCCATTAGAAGTTTTCGTCTGTCGAGAAGTGATTGAAGAAACATTTTACAAGTCTAAGCCCTTCAGTAAGCTGCGTCACGTAATCATAACTTCCGCTGTCATCTTTACTACCATGGGTC TCGCCCTGACAACGTGTGATCTCGGCGTCGTCTTGGAGTTGGCCGGCGGTCTTTCGGCCTCTGCTTTAGCATTCATTCTGCCAGCTTCCGCATACTTTGTCATGCTCTCTGGTCCTTGGTCTTCCAACCGGAGATTACCAGCCCTTTTAGTTGCCGTATTTGGAGTGGTCGTATTGGTGTTGAGTTGTGGGTTGAGCCTCAAGAAAGCCTGGAGCGGAGAGGGCGGAAAGTCAGAGTGTTAG